A genomic window from Tolypothrix sp. PCC 7910 includes:
- the ctaD gene encoding cytochrome c oxidase subunit I: MTKVKSSRNTPPDKNQSQTLVVAHTSHQQAWKWQDYFTFNVDHKVIGIQYLVTAFVFYLIGGLMAMAIRVELATPEADLLDPNLYNAFMTNHGTIMIFLWIVPSAIGGFGNFLVPLMIGARDMAFPKLNAIAFWLNPPAGLLLLASFIFGGSQSGWTAYPPLSLVTAPIAQSLWILAIVLVGTSSILGSLNFVITILMMKVPSMKWDQLPLFCWAILATSVLALVSTPVLAAGLVLLLFDLNFGTSFFKPDAGGNVVLYQHLFWFYSHPAVYLMILPIFGIMSEVIPVHARKPIFGYKAIAYSSLAICVVGLFVWVHHMFTSGTPGWMRMFFTISTLIVAVPTGVKIFGWVATLWGGKIRFTSAMLFAIGLLSMFVMGGLSGVTMGTAPFDVHVHDTYYVVAHFHYVLFGGSVFGIYAGIYHWFPKMTGRKLNEVWGRIHFGLTFIGTNLTFLPMHELGLQGMPRRVAMYDPQFIDLNQICTFGSIILGLSVIPFTINIIQSWMKGPLAGDNPWEALTLEWTTSSPPAIENWEVLPVVTHGPYDYGHSDSVPVATSEVSA; encoded by the coding sequence CTGGTGGTTGCTCACACTTCCCATCAGCAGGCGTGGAAATGGCAGGACTATTTCACGTTTAATGTCGATCACAAGGTGATTGGGATTCAATACCTAGTGACGGCGTTTGTGTTCTATCTCATCGGTGGCTTGATGGCGATGGCTATCCGTGTGGAGTTAGCAACACCAGAAGCAGATTTGCTCGACCCCAACCTGTACAACGCTTTCATGACCAATCATGGAACGATCATGATTTTCTTGTGGATCGTTCCTAGTGCCATTGGGGGATTTGGTAACTTCCTCGTACCGTTGATGATTGGTGCTAGAGATATGGCTTTCCCCAAACTGAATGCGATCGCTTTTTGGTTAAACCCACCAGCAGGTTTATTACTGCTAGCTAGTTTTATCTTTGGTGGTTCGCAATCAGGTTGGACAGCTTACCCACCCTTAAGTTTAGTCACAGCACCCATCGCTCAAAGTCTGTGGATTTTGGCGATTGTGTTGGTGGGAACTTCCTCAATTTTGGGTTCGCTGAACTTTGTCATTACCATTTTGATGATGAAGGTTCCCAGCATGAAATGGGATCAACTACCTTTATTCTGCTGGGCAATTTTAGCCACTTCCGTACTAGCACTTGTATCTACACCTGTGTTAGCTGCTGGTTTAGTGCTGTTATTGTTTGACCTCAACTTTGGTACTTCCTTCTTTAAACCAGATGCAGGTGGTAATGTTGTCCTTTATCAACATCTGTTCTGGTTCTATTCTCACCCTGCAGTATATTTAATGATTCTGCCTATCTTCGGCATCATGTCCGAAGTGATTCCCGTTCACGCCCGCAAACCAATTTTCGGATATAAAGCGATCGCTTATTCCAGCTTGGCTATCTGCGTTGTCGGTTTGTTCGTCTGGGTACACCATATGTTTACCAGTGGTACACCCGGCTGGATGCGGATGTTCTTCACCATCTCCACCTTAATCGTCGCCGTTCCTACAGGCGTAAAGATTTTCGGTTGGGTCGCCACATTATGGGGTGGTAAGATTCGCTTTACCAGTGCCATGCTGTTTGCGATCGGCTTATTGTCCATGTTTGTTATGGGCGGTTTAAGCGGCGTAACAATGGGAACAGCCCCCTTTGATGTTCACGTTCACGACACATATTATGTAGTGGCACACTTCCACTACGTCCTATTTGGCGGTTCTGTATTTGGGATTTACGCCGGGATTTATCACTGGTTCCCCAAAATGACCGGACGGAAACTCAATGAAGTTTGGGGACGCATTCACTTTGGCCTTACCTTCATCGGTACTAACCTCACATTCTTACCGATGCACGAGTTAGGTTTACAAGGAATGCCTCGTAGAGTTGCAATGTACGATCCCCAGTTTATTGATCTTAATCAGATTTGTACCTTTGGTTCAATCATCTTGGGACTTTCCGTTATTCCCTTCACCATCAACATCATCCAAAGCTGGATGAAAGGGCCTTTGGCAGGTGATAACCCTTGGGAAGCTTTGACCTTAGAATGGACAACCAGCTCACCACCAGCCATTGAAAACTGGGAAGTATTGCCCGTTGTCACCCACGGCCCTTACGACTACGGTCATAGCGATAGTGTGCCAGTCGCTACCTCAGAAGTTAGTGCTTAG